The following are from one region of the Populus trichocarpa isolate Nisqually-1 chromosome 8, P.trichocarpa_v4.1, whole genome shotgun sequence genome:
- the LOC7495325 gene encoding aquaporin PIP2-1, whose translation MAKDTEVAEAGSFSAKDYQDPPPAPLIDAEELTKWSFYRALIAEFIATMLFLYITVLTVIGYKSQIDGNADPCGGVGILGIAWAFGGMIFVLVYCTAGISGGHINPAVTFGLFLARKVSLIRAVMYMVAQCAGAICGVGLVKAFQKSYYTKYNGGANVLADGYSTGTGLGAEIIGTFVLVYTVFSATDPKRSARDSHVPVLAPLPIGFAVFMVHLATIPITGTGINPARSFGAAVIYNNKKAWHDQWIFWAGPFIGAAIAAFYHQFILRAGAIKALGSFRSNPNV comes from the exons ATGGCAAAGGATACTGAAGTGGCAGAGGCAGGATCATTCTCTGCAAAAGATTACCAAGACCCACCCCCAGCACCATTGATTGATGCCGAAGAGCTAACAAAGTGGTCATTTTACAGGGCCTTGATTGCTGAGTTTATAGCAACTATGCTCTTTCTTTACATCACTGTTTTGACTGTTATTGGGTACAAAAGCCAGATTGATGGAAATGCTGATCCTTGTGGTGGGGTTGGTATTCTTGGTATTGCTTGGGCCTTTGGTGGCATGATCTTTGTTCTTGTTTACTGCACTGCTGGTATTTCAG GGGGTCACATTAACCCAGCAGTGACATTTGGGCTGTTCTTGGCCAGGAAGGTGTCTTTGATCAGGGCTGTGATGTACATGGTGGCCCAATGCGCGGGAGCCATATGTGGTGTTGGGTTGGTCAAGGCCTTCCAAAAGTCTTACTACACAAAATATAATGGCGGAGCCAACGTTTTGGCTGATGGGTACAGCACAGGCACTGGATTGGGCGCTGAGATTATTGGGACTTTTGTCCTGGTCTACACTGTGTTCTCTGCTACTGATCCCAAGAGGAGTGCTAGGGACTCCCATGTGCCT GTATTGGCTCCTCTCCCAATTGGATTTGCTGTGTTCATGGTTCACTTGGCCACCATCCCAATCACAGGAACTGGCATCAACCCTGCTAGGAGTTTTGGAGCTGCTGTTATCTACAACAACAAGAAGGCCTGGCATGACCAG TGGATCTTTTGGGCTGGACCCTTCATTGGTGCAGCCATAGCAGCCTTCTACCACCAATTCATCTTGAGAGCAGGAGCTATTAAGGCTCTCGGGTCATTCAGGAGCAACCCGAATGTCTAA